In Ailuropoda melanoleuca isolate Jingjing chromosome 11, ASM200744v2, whole genome shotgun sequence, a genomic segment contains:
- the RFC1 gene encoding replication factor C subunit 1 isoform X1 has protein sequence MDIRKFFGVIPSGKKPVTETIKKNEKTKSAEETLKAKKGIKEIKVNSSCKEDDSKQKQPNKKKRIIYDSDSESEETVQIKNAKKQPEKLPLSSKPGKILRQDPVTYISETDEEDDFMCKKAASKSKENGGSTNSFLGASNMKKNEENTKTKNKPLSPIKLTPTSVLDYFGTGSVQRSDKKMVASKRKEPSQNADDSRLNDEAIAKQLQLDEDAELERQLHEDEEFARTLAMLDEEPKTKKARKDPGEREAFSPVQANLSKAEKHKSPHKVKTEQFSDDRKNCSPKKQTKCESLIGSQQHLKSSPHKIGETSPKASSKVALLKKKGESSYKETEPMVSKRKENAVELKGQTKTPKKPKSSPAKKESVSPEDSEKRRTNYQAYRSYLNREGPKALGSKEIPKGAENCLEGLTFVITGVLESIERDEAKSLIERYGGKVTGNVSKKTNYLVMGRDSGQSKSDKAAALGTNIIDEDGLLNLIRTMPGKKSKYEIAVEAEMKKEKSKLERTPQKKDQGKRKISPTKKESGSKKSRLTPKKDSSIKSVKKETSVLWRCLDFKEEVAEGTNGDSRARSLADDSPENKVEDLLWVDKYKPTSLKTIIGQQGDQSCANKLLRWLRNWHKGPLEDQKRAAKFGKFAGKDDGSSFKAALLSGPPGVGKTTTASLVCQELGYSYVELNASDTRSKNSLKEIVAESLNNTSITGFYSTSQHGADGAAHVSTKHALIMDEVDGMAGNEDRGGIQELIGLIKHTKIPIICMCNDRNHPKIRSLVHYCFDLRFQRPRVEQIKGAMMSIAFKEGLKIPPPAMNEIILGANQDIRQVLHNLSMWCARSKALTYDQAKADSHRAKKDIKLGPFDVARKVFAAGEETAHMSLVDKSDLFFHDYSIAPLFVQENYIHVKPVAAGGDMKKHLMLLSRAADSICDGDLVDRQIRSRQNWSLLPTQAIYASVLPGELMRGYMTQFPTFPSWLGKHSSTGKHDRIVQDLALHMSLRTYSSKRTVNMDYLSHIRDALVQPLTSQGVEGVQDVIALMDTYYLMKEDFENIMEISSWGGKPSPFSKLDPKVKAAFTRTYNKEVHLTPYSLQAVKTPRHSTGPALDSEYSEELNEDDSQSDEKDQDSMETDAMIKKKTKSSKPSKSEKDKESRKGKGKSSKK, from the exons ATGAAGAAGATGACTTTATGTGTAAGAAGGCAGCCTCTAAATCAAAAGAGAATGGAGGATCTACAAATAGTTTTCTTGGAGCATCAAACATGAAAAAGAACGAAGAAAACACTAAGACCAAGAATAAACCTTTATCACCAATAAAACTTACCCCCACGTCAGTGCTTGACTATTTTGGAACTGGAAGTGTCCAAAGATCAGATAAGAAGATGGTAGCGAGCAAAAGAAAAGAG CCTTCACAAAATGCAGACGATTCCAGATTAAATGATGAAGCCATCGCCAAGCAGTTGCAACTTGATGAGGATGCAGAG CTGGAGAGACAACTGCATGAAGATGAAGAGTTTGCCAGAACATTAGCCATGTTGGATGAAGAACCCAAGACCAAAAAG GCTCGGAAggacccaggagagagagaagcattttCACCTGTCCAAGCCAATTTAAGTAAAGCAGAAAAACATAAATCTCCTCATAAAG taaaaacagaacaattttcAGATGACAGAAAGAACTGCAGCCCCAAGAAGCAAACTAAATGTGAAAGTTTGATAGGATCTCAGCAACATTTGAAGTCATCCCCTCACAAAATAGGAGAAACTTCTCCAAAAGCCAGTTCCAAGGTGGcccttttgaaaaaaaagggagagagttCTTATAAAGAAACAGAGCCTAtggtttcaaaaagaaaagaaaatgctgttgAATTAAAAGGACAGACAAAAACTCCTAAGAAACCCAAAAGTTCTCCAGCTAAAAAAGAG TCTGTAAGTCCTGAAGATTCTGAGAAGAGGCGCACCAATTATCAAGCTTATCGAAGCTACTTAAATCGAGAAGGCCCCAAAGCTCTGGGCTCCAAAGAAATACCAAAG gGAGCTGAAAATTGCTTGGAAGGCCTTACATTTGTAATCACAGGAGTGCTGGAGTCCATTGAACGAGATGAGGCCAAGTCTCTAATTGAGCGTTACGGGGGAAAAGTAACAGGAAATGTCAGCAAGAAAACAAACTACCTTGTCATGGGTCGTGATAGTGGACAGTCCAAGAGTGATAAG GCAGCAGCCTTGGGGACAAATATTATTGATGAAGATGGCCTGTTGAACCTGATTCGAACTATGCCAGGCAAGAAGTCTAAGTATGAAATAGCCGTTGAAGCCGAG atgaagaaagaaaagtccaaattggaaagaacacctcaaaaaaaagaccaaggaaaaagaaaaattagcccAACTAAGAAGGAATCAGGATCTAAAAAAAGCAGACTGACTCCCAAAAAGGACAGCTCTATAAAGtcagtaaaaaaggaaacaagtgtGCTTTGGAGATGCCTGGACTTCAAGGAGGAGGTGGCCGAGGGGACAAATGGTGACAGCCGGGCTAGGAGTTTGGCTGATGACAGCCCTGAAAACAAAGTGGAAGATTTGCTCTGGGTGGATAAATATAAGCCAACCTCGCTCAAGACCATAATTGGACAGCAAGGTGACCAGAGCTGTGCCAACAAACTCCTGCGCTGGCTCCGGAACTGGCACAAGGGTCCGTTGGAAGATCAGAAACGCG CAGCAAAGTTTGGTAAGTTTGCTGGCAAAGATGATGGCTCTAGTTTTAAAGCAGCGCTGCTCTCAGGCCCTCCAGGTGTTGGCAAGACAACCACAGCTTCTCTGGTTTGTCAG GAATTGGGATATAGCTATGTGGAACTGAATGCAAGTGACACTCGGAGTAAGAACAGTTTGAAGGAGATTGTTGCTGAATCACTGAATAATACCAGCATCACAGGCTTTTATTCAA CTTCGCAGCATGGGGCAGACGGAGCAGCCCATGTAAGCACGAAGCATGCTCTCATCATGGATGAAGTAGATGGCATGGCAGGCAATGAGGACAGGGGAGGAATTCAG GAATTAATTGGTCtgataaaacatacaaaaattcccATTATTTGTATGTGCAATGATAGAAATCATCCCAAGATTCGCTCTTTGGTTCATTATTGTTTTGATCTTCGTTTTCAAAGACCACGAGTTGAACAGATTAAG GGTGCTATGATGTCTATTGCATTTAAAGAGGGTTTGAAGATCCCCCCTCCAgctatgaatgaaataattttgggAGCCAATCAAGATATCAGACAg GTTTTACACAATCTGAGTATGTGGTGTGCACGAAGTAAGGCACTAACCTATGACCAGGCCAAGGCTGATTCTCATAGAGCCAAGAAAGATATCAAACtg GGCCCATTTGACGTTGCCCGGAAAGTGTTTGCGGCTGGAGAGGAGACCGCTCATATGTCACTTGTGGACAAGTCAGATCTCTTCTTTCATGATTATTCGATAGCACCCCTCTTTGTCCAGGAGAACTACATACATGTGAAACCTGTAGCTGCAGG GGGTGACATGAAAAAGCACTTGATGCTTTTAAGCAGAGCAGCAGATAGCATATGTGATGGTGACCTGGTGGACCGTCAGATCCGGAGTAGGCAGAACTGGAGTCTTCTGCCCACACAG gccATTTATGCCAGTGTTCTTCCTGGAGAGTTAATGAGGGGGTACATGACCCAGTTTCCTACGTTTCCAAGCTGGTTGGGGAAGCACTCATCTACCGGAAAACATGATCGTATTGTACAGGACCTCGCACTGCACATGAGTCTCAG AACTTATTCCAGCAAAAGGACTGTAAACATGGATTATCTGTCACATATAAGGGATGCACTTGTACAGCCCTTGACCTCACAAGGGGTAGAAGGAGTACAGGATGTTATTGCTCTGATGGACACCTACTACTTGATGAAAGAAGACTTCGAGAATATCATGGAAATTAGCAGCTGGGGAGGCAAACCTAGTCCCTTCTCCAAGCTGGACCCCAAG GTGAAAGCAGCCTTCACAAGAACTTACAATAAGGAAGTCCACCTTACTCCATATTCACTTCAGGCGGTGAAGACACCCAGACACAGCACAGGCCCAGCACTGGATTCTGAATACAGTGAAGAGTTAAATGAAGACGACTCTCAATCTGATGAGAAAGACCAGGATTCTATGGAAACTGATGCAATGATCAAG aaaaagacaaaatcttcAAAGCcttcaaaatcagaaaaagataaggagtccagaaaaggaaaaggaaaaagttcaaagaaatga
- the RFC1 gene encoding replication factor C subunit 1 isoform X2, which yields MDIRKFFGVIPSGKKPVTETIKKNEKTKSAEETLKAKKGIKEIKVNSSCKEDDSKQKQPNKKKRIIYDSDSESEETVQIKNAKKQPEKLPLSSKPGKILRQDPVTYISETDEEDDFMCKKAASKSKENGGSTNSFLGASNMKKNEENTKTKNKPLSPIKLTPTSVLDYFGTGSVQRSDKKMVASKRKEPSQNADDSRLNDEAIAKQLQLDEDAELERQLHEDEEFARTLAMLDEEPKTKKARKDPGEREAFSPVQANLSKAEKHKSPHKVKTEQFSDDRKNCSPKKQTKCESLIGSQQHLKSSPHKIGETSPKASSKVALLKKKGESSYKETEPMVSKRKENAVELKGQTKTPKKPKSSPAKKESVSPEDSEKRRTNYQAYRSYLNREGPKALGSKEIPKGAENCLEGLTFVITGVLESIERDEAKSLIERYGGKVTGNVSKKTNYLVMGRDSGQSKSDKAAALGTNIIDEDGLLNLIRTMPGKKSKYEIAVEAEMKKEKSKLERTPQKKDQGKRKISPTKKESGSKKSRLTPKKDSSIKSVKKETSVLWRCLDFKEEVAEGTNGDSRARSLADDSPENKVEDLLWVDKYKPTSLKTIIGQQGDQSCANKLLRWLRNWHKGPLEDQKRAKFGKFAGKDDGSSFKAALLSGPPGVGKTTTASLVCQELGYSYVELNASDTRSKNSLKEIVAESLNNTSITGFYSTSQHGADGAAHVSTKHALIMDEVDGMAGNEDRGGIQELIGLIKHTKIPIICMCNDRNHPKIRSLVHYCFDLRFQRPRVEQIKGAMMSIAFKEGLKIPPPAMNEIILGANQDIRQVLHNLSMWCARSKALTYDQAKADSHRAKKDIKLGPFDVARKVFAAGEETAHMSLVDKSDLFFHDYSIAPLFVQENYIHVKPVAAGGDMKKHLMLLSRAADSICDGDLVDRQIRSRQNWSLLPTQAIYASVLPGELMRGYMTQFPTFPSWLGKHSSTGKHDRIVQDLALHMSLRTYSSKRTVNMDYLSHIRDALVQPLTSQGVEGVQDVIALMDTYYLMKEDFENIMEISSWGGKPSPFSKLDPKVKAAFTRTYNKEVHLTPYSLQAVKTPRHSTGPALDSEYSEELNEDDSQSDEKDQDSMETDAMIKKKTKSSKPSKSEKDKESRKGKGKSSKK from the exons ATGAAGAAGATGACTTTATGTGTAAGAAGGCAGCCTCTAAATCAAAAGAGAATGGAGGATCTACAAATAGTTTTCTTGGAGCATCAAACATGAAAAAGAACGAAGAAAACACTAAGACCAAGAATAAACCTTTATCACCAATAAAACTTACCCCCACGTCAGTGCTTGACTATTTTGGAACTGGAAGTGTCCAAAGATCAGATAAGAAGATGGTAGCGAGCAAAAGAAAAGAG CCTTCACAAAATGCAGACGATTCCAGATTAAATGATGAAGCCATCGCCAAGCAGTTGCAACTTGATGAGGATGCAGAG CTGGAGAGACAACTGCATGAAGATGAAGAGTTTGCCAGAACATTAGCCATGTTGGATGAAGAACCCAAGACCAAAAAG GCTCGGAAggacccaggagagagagaagcattttCACCTGTCCAAGCCAATTTAAGTAAAGCAGAAAAACATAAATCTCCTCATAAAG taaaaacagaacaattttcAGATGACAGAAAGAACTGCAGCCCCAAGAAGCAAACTAAATGTGAAAGTTTGATAGGATCTCAGCAACATTTGAAGTCATCCCCTCACAAAATAGGAGAAACTTCTCCAAAAGCCAGTTCCAAGGTGGcccttttgaaaaaaaagggagagagttCTTATAAAGAAACAGAGCCTAtggtttcaaaaagaaaagaaaatgctgttgAATTAAAAGGACAGACAAAAACTCCTAAGAAACCCAAAAGTTCTCCAGCTAAAAAAGAG TCTGTAAGTCCTGAAGATTCTGAGAAGAGGCGCACCAATTATCAAGCTTATCGAAGCTACTTAAATCGAGAAGGCCCCAAAGCTCTGGGCTCCAAAGAAATACCAAAG gGAGCTGAAAATTGCTTGGAAGGCCTTACATTTGTAATCACAGGAGTGCTGGAGTCCATTGAACGAGATGAGGCCAAGTCTCTAATTGAGCGTTACGGGGGAAAAGTAACAGGAAATGTCAGCAAGAAAACAAACTACCTTGTCATGGGTCGTGATAGTGGACAGTCCAAGAGTGATAAG GCAGCAGCCTTGGGGACAAATATTATTGATGAAGATGGCCTGTTGAACCTGATTCGAACTATGCCAGGCAAGAAGTCTAAGTATGAAATAGCCGTTGAAGCCGAG atgaagaaagaaaagtccaaattggaaagaacacctcaaaaaaaagaccaaggaaaaagaaaaattagcccAACTAAGAAGGAATCAGGATCTAAAAAAAGCAGACTGACTCCCAAAAAGGACAGCTCTATAAAGtcagtaaaaaaggaaacaagtgtGCTTTGGAGATGCCTGGACTTCAAGGAGGAGGTGGCCGAGGGGACAAATGGTGACAGCCGGGCTAGGAGTTTGGCTGATGACAGCCCTGAAAACAAAGTGGAAGATTTGCTCTGGGTGGATAAATATAAGCCAACCTCGCTCAAGACCATAATTGGACAGCAAGGTGACCAGAGCTGTGCCAACAAACTCCTGCGCTGGCTCCGGAACTGGCACAAGGGTCCGTTGGAAGATCAGAAACGCG CAAAGTTTGGTAAGTTTGCTGGCAAAGATGATGGCTCTAGTTTTAAAGCAGCGCTGCTCTCAGGCCCTCCAGGTGTTGGCAAGACAACCACAGCTTCTCTGGTTTGTCAG GAATTGGGATATAGCTATGTGGAACTGAATGCAAGTGACACTCGGAGTAAGAACAGTTTGAAGGAGATTGTTGCTGAATCACTGAATAATACCAGCATCACAGGCTTTTATTCAA CTTCGCAGCATGGGGCAGACGGAGCAGCCCATGTAAGCACGAAGCATGCTCTCATCATGGATGAAGTAGATGGCATGGCAGGCAATGAGGACAGGGGAGGAATTCAG GAATTAATTGGTCtgataaaacatacaaaaattcccATTATTTGTATGTGCAATGATAGAAATCATCCCAAGATTCGCTCTTTGGTTCATTATTGTTTTGATCTTCGTTTTCAAAGACCACGAGTTGAACAGATTAAG GGTGCTATGATGTCTATTGCATTTAAAGAGGGTTTGAAGATCCCCCCTCCAgctatgaatgaaataattttgggAGCCAATCAAGATATCAGACAg GTTTTACACAATCTGAGTATGTGGTGTGCACGAAGTAAGGCACTAACCTATGACCAGGCCAAGGCTGATTCTCATAGAGCCAAGAAAGATATCAAACtg GGCCCATTTGACGTTGCCCGGAAAGTGTTTGCGGCTGGAGAGGAGACCGCTCATATGTCACTTGTGGACAAGTCAGATCTCTTCTTTCATGATTATTCGATAGCACCCCTCTTTGTCCAGGAGAACTACATACATGTGAAACCTGTAGCTGCAGG GGGTGACATGAAAAAGCACTTGATGCTTTTAAGCAGAGCAGCAGATAGCATATGTGATGGTGACCTGGTGGACCGTCAGATCCGGAGTAGGCAGAACTGGAGTCTTCTGCCCACACAG gccATTTATGCCAGTGTTCTTCCTGGAGAGTTAATGAGGGGGTACATGACCCAGTTTCCTACGTTTCCAAGCTGGTTGGGGAAGCACTCATCTACCGGAAAACATGATCGTATTGTACAGGACCTCGCACTGCACATGAGTCTCAG AACTTATTCCAGCAAAAGGACTGTAAACATGGATTATCTGTCACATATAAGGGATGCACTTGTACAGCCCTTGACCTCACAAGGGGTAGAAGGAGTACAGGATGTTATTGCTCTGATGGACACCTACTACTTGATGAAAGAAGACTTCGAGAATATCATGGAAATTAGCAGCTGGGGAGGCAAACCTAGTCCCTTCTCCAAGCTGGACCCCAAG GTGAAAGCAGCCTTCACAAGAACTTACAATAAGGAAGTCCACCTTACTCCATATTCACTTCAGGCGGTGAAGACACCCAGACACAGCACAGGCCCAGCACTGGATTCTGAATACAGTGAAGAGTTAAATGAAGACGACTCTCAATCTGATGAGAAAGACCAGGATTCTATGGAAACTGATGCAATGATCAAG aaaaagacaaaatcttcAAAGCcttcaaaatcagaaaaagataaggagtccagaaaaggaaaaggaaaaagttcaaagaaatga